A stretch of the Aegilops tauschii subsp. strangulata cultivar AL8/78 chromosome 4, Aet v6.0, whole genome shotgun sequence genome encodes the following:
- the LOC109731466 gene encoding uncharacterized protein: MTPGGLRTPDHPAFFLFGSLIIHQLEVRRSPVDTSQRSKHNFIINKLVEAKAQIPLLTTPPALPLLFPKSPAPPPNVPTKHHPSATATASLSLSTRARAASPSAPSPSPSPPADGVGPTAPTRGDVYLGRQLAAAAAAGARTRAPEEDVERRRRRKEKRRALAKKMTPTHTLPLPSSSPGMQAAARKGAAAAAAASASFHSTAAALSKSTPRIRFNVREKRTDAKNALKNILLTRAWTNMTQCVSFCLSSLSAVKIRCQITPDG, translated from the exons ATGACTCCTGGCGGGTTGAGGACTCCGGATCATCCTGCGTTCTTCCTCTTCGGCTCCTTGATTATCCATCAGCTAGAAGTCAGGCGTAGCCCAGTTGATACCAGTCAACGCTCTAAACACAACTTCATTATCAATAAG CTGGTGGAGGCCAAAGCCCAAATTCCCCTCCTGACCACTCCGCCcgctcttcctctcctttttcccAAGTCCCCGGCGCCGCCGCCCAACGTCCCCACCAAGCACCACCCGTCCGCCACTGccaccgcctccctctccctctccaccCGCGCGCGCGCCGCCTCCCCCAGCGCCCCGTCCCCCTCGCCGTCTCCTCCGGCAGACGGGGTCGGCCCCACGGCGCCGACGCGGGGCGACGTGTACCTGGGGCGGCAGCTcgcggccgcggccgcggcggGCGCCCGCACGCGCGCACCGGAGGAGGACGTCGAGaggcgccgccgccgcaaggAGAAGCGGAGGGCCCTGGCCAAGAAGATGACCCCAACACACACACTCCCGCTCCCATCCTCTTCTCCCGGGATGCAAGCAGCTGCAAGgaagggcgcggcggcggcggcggcagcgtcgGCGTCCTTCCACTCCACCGCCGCGGCGCTCTCAAAATCCACG CCTCGTATCCGGTTCAACGTCCGAGAAAAGCGCACAGACGCGAAGAATGCCCTTAAGAACATTCTGCTTACCAGAGCATGGACTAACATGACACAGTGTGTTTCCTTTTGCCTGTCGTCGCTGTCGGCAGTGAAAATTCGATGCCAAATCACACCTGATGGCTGA